The nucleotide window GCGTCGGGCACGACGACGGACGGCAAAAGCGGGATCGGCAGAAGGGGTGTGAGGTTGAAAGGGAATATTAGGAGAGGTCAGTCACCGTGGGAGTCGAGGGCGTCGAAACGGTCATCCGTGGCATCCCGGGCAATAAGGTCGGCCCGGTAGATCACCTCCAGCTGGGCTGGGTTGTAGAGCTCCTGCAGGGCGAGGGTCACGGCACTCTCCGCTGTTTCAGCTCCACGTGAGGTGTGGGATTGAAGATCAGTCAGGGCGGGGTAGATCTCATACTGTCGACGGATGGCCTCCGCCAATTGCTCGGCCAGGCGCCGGCGGGTCGCCCGGTCCGCGTCAGCGGGCAACGCGTCAAACTCCGCATCCACGCTGGTGCGCGGCTCATTCAGCATCAGGTTCCGGAGCTCGTCCAGCCAGGTCTTGTCGAACACCCGCGAGTAGATCATCAGCATCGACCGGTCCTGAGACGAGAGTCCTTCTGCCACCGTGCTGAAAGCTGCGGGGAGATCGATGGGTGCCCGGTGGCGCAGAATAACGGCGAGTTCTGCACGCACCCGCTGCAGCCGTTCGACGGTTGCAGCCAGCTCCGCGTCGATCACGCGCAGGGCTTCATCGGGCTGCTCGTCGGCCCGGCCCACCGAGGCGACCTGCGCCAGCGGCACCCCGAGGTCCACCAGCCGCTTGATCTGCAGCAGCCGCACCAGTTCCGCAACGCCGTACTGCTTGTAGCCGTTGGACTTCCGCGGCGGCTCATCAAGAAGACCGAGCTCGTGGTAATGGCGAACGGCCTTGACCGTGGTTCCCGCAAGTTCCGCCAGTTGGCGGGTGCTCCAAGCCACGCTCTGCTCCTCTCGTCCAGCCGGCGGAATTGCCGACTGATACCAGTGGAAACCATGACCTCGGGGCACAGTCAAGCAGATTTCTGAATGGTCTTTTAAACCCGCGAAATTTTTTGCAGGTCCGGTGGATTCAACCACCGTCGAACCCACCGGACGCGCGCAAAAGTTCCGTTAGTTTCGGGCGGCGAGGACGTCCGCGATCCGCGGCACGCACCCTTCATTCTGCAGCGAGGTGGTGTCACCGAGCGGCGTGCCCTCGTACAGCTGGGTCAGCAGCCGCCGCATGATCTTGCCTGAGCGCGTCTTGGGCACGTCACTTACGACGACGACGGCGCGCGGCTTGGCAATCGGCCCGATTGCCTTGGCTACGTGGTTCCTCAATTCCTGCTCGAACGCCGGAGTGCCGACACCGCCATGCACGACGACGAACGCAGCGATCGCATGCCCCGTCACCGCATCAGCCACCGGGCAAACGCCCGCCTCGACTACCCGCGGATGCGACACCAGCGCCGATTCAATCTCGATCGTGGAGAGCCGATGGCCCGAGACATTGATGACGTCGTCCACACGGCCGAGGATCCAGGTGTCGCCGCCGTCGTCGTATCTGGCGCCGTCACCGGCAAGGAACCAGCCCTGCGCAGCGAACTTGCGCCAGTAGGAATCGAGGTAGCGCTGCGGGTTACCCCACACCGTCCGGGCCATCGCCGGACCGTGGCGGTCCACCACGATCAGGCCCTGCTCGCCGGGACTGACTGGCCCGCCGTCGTCGTTCACGATGCGCGTGCTCACACCGGGCAGGGCGCGAGAGGCGCAGCCCGGCTTGAAGGAGGCGTCGGTTGGGCGTGGACTGAGGACGGTCGCGCCGGTTTCCGACTGCCACCAGGTATCCACGACGGGCGCGGTGCCGGAGCCGACGTTCTCGCGGAACCAGCGCCACGCCTCAGGATTAGTGGCCTCGCCGACCGTGCCGAGGACCTTGATGGACGAGCGGTCGTAGGAGGAGGGAACGCCGTCGGGAAACCAGCCCATCAGCGAGCGGATCAGCGTGGGCGCCGTGTAGTAACTGGTCACGCCGTAACGCTCGATGATTTCGAAGTGCCGCCCGGGATGCGGGGTGTTCGGTGTGCCCTCGAAGATCACCTGGGTGGCGCCGTTCGATAGCGGACCGTAGATCTCGTAGGTGTGGGCGGTGACCCAGGCGAGGTCCGCGGTGCACCAGTGGACGTCGTCGCCTCGTTTGGCCGGATCCGGGTCACTGAAGAGAAACTCGTAACTCCACGACGCCTGCGTCAGGTAGCCGCCAGTGGTGTGCACCAGGCCCTTGGGCTTCCCCGTGGTGCCGGAGGTGTACATGATGAACAGCGGCGTCTCGGCGTCGAACGCCTGTGCCTCGTGCACGGAGGAGGCGGCGGCGACGGCGTCGTGCCACCACACGTCGCGGCCCTCGTGCCATTCAATCTCGCTGCCCGTCCGTCGGATCACCAGCACATGCTCGATCGCGTTGTCACCATCGACGGCGACGTCAACGGTGTCCTTCACCGGCACCGCAGTGCCGCGCCGGTACTGCCCGTCGGTGGTCACCAGCAGCTTGGCACCCGTGTCCTCGACCCGGAACCGCAGCGCCTCGGCGGAGAACCCGCCGAAGACGAGCGAGTGGACAGCGCCGATCCGCGCGCAGGCCAGGGTCACGACGACGGTCTCCACCAGCACGGGCAGGTAGATGACCACGCGGTCGCCCTTGCCGATTCCCAGGGCGGTCAGTGCGTTAGCGGCCCGGCAGACCTCGTCCTGGAGCTCGGCGTAGGTGACCGTGCGCCGGTCTCCGGGCTCGCCCTCGAAGAACAGGGCGGGTTTGTTGCCCAACCCTGCAGCGACGTGCCGGTCCACGCAGTTGTACGCGGCATTCAGCGTGCCGCCCGCGAACCACTCAATGCGCGGCACCGACAGCTCGCCGTCGGGTTGAGGCCGTGCCGGTTCAAACGTGTGCGCCGTATGCCACTCTGAGGACCAGCTGAGCCTGCGAGCCTGTTCTTCCCAGAAAGCGATTCGCTCTTCCTCGGTGCGAAGATCCGCTTGAGGTGGGCGTTCTACGGCACTTATGCCCATTTCCGGATAGCCCACTTCTCGAAAACACCCAAAATCGCGTCCGTGAGCTTGCCGAGGATTGCCAGCAGCACGATTGCCAGGAGCAGCCGGTCCACCCGTCCGTTGTTCTGGGAATCGGTCAGCAGGAAGCCGAGGCCCATCGAGGACGCCAGGAGCTCAGCCGCCACCAGGAACAGCCACGCCTGCGCGAGCGCCAGCCGCAGACCGGAAATCACCGAGGGGACCACCGCAGGCAGCTGCACCGTAGTGAACAGCCTCAGGCCGTTCAGGCCGAACGCCCTTCCTGCCTCGACCAGGTTTTTGTCCACGTGCTGCAACGCCATGGCAACGGTGGTGAACACCGGGAAGAAAGCGCCGATGGAGATGAGGATGACTTTCGAATCCTCACCGATCCCCACCCAGAGCATCAACAGCGGAACCCATGCCAGCGACGGGACGGCGCGGATGGCGCCGATGGTCGGCGAGAACAGGGTGTCCACCCACCGGGACAGGCCGACAAACGCTCCGACAGCGAGGCCGGCGATCGCGCCGATCAGGAAGCCGATGACCACGCGTTGCGTCGAAATGGCGATGTGGATGCGCAGTTCCCCGCGCTGGATCAGGTCCACGGCAGCCTCGAAGACAGCGGTAGGGGCAGGCAGGGTGACCGGACTGATCAAACCGACGACGGCGGCCAGTTGCCAGGCAGCCAACAGCGCCAGCGGGACAATGAGTCCCAGTCCGAGCTTGGCGACTGCCTTGCCTCGCGGCTTGCGGCGGGGAAGTGCGCTGCCCTGGCCGTCGTCGTCGTTCTGGTTTGTCCCGTTCGGGGAGTTCGTCCCCTTCGGCGAGAGAACCGAAGCGGGGCCGGTGCCGACGCCGCCCGGCACGGTGCTGTTACCGGTGAGGTAGGGATTGCTCATTACTCTCCAATAGCGGACGGATCGGCGTTGGTTGCGTAGGTGTCATCGAGAAGCGTGGAGAGGGCTTCGTCGATGTTTTCCTGGCTGGCGACGTCACCGGACTCGACGAACATGGGGCCGACCACCTCGAGCACGTCCAACTGGGCCTGGCCGGGTGTTCCGTTGACGTCGAGGTTGGACCGTTCGGTGATGACCTTGGTTGCGACGGACTCTTCGATGCCCGCAACTTCGGCGAGGATCGCCGCGGTCTCCTCAGGGTTTTCCTGAGCCCACTGGCGTGCCTTCTCATAGGCGTTGACCACTGCCTGTGCCAGTTCCGGGCTTTCCTCGAGGAAGGACTCGGTGGCGTTCAGGAAGCCGTACGTGTTGAAGTCCACGTTGCGGTAGAACAGCTCGGCGCCGTCCTCTTCGGCTGCGGCCATGATGGGGTCCAGGCCGGACCAGGCGTCCACCGAGCCGGTGTTGAGCGCGGCCCAGCCATCGGCATGCTGGATGTTCTGGATGGTCACTTCGCTCGGGTCAACGTTGTGCTCGGCCAGTGACTGGAGCAGGAAGAAGTAGGGGTCGGTGCCCTTGGTGGCGGCGATGGACTTGCCGCGAAGGTCCTCGGCCGATTCGATGCCGGTGTCCGCCGTTGTGACCAGTGCGGACCATTCGGGCTGGGAGTAGATGTCGATTGTTTTGATGGGTGAGCCGTTGGCGCGGGCCATCAGCGCTGCCGAACCGGCCGTTGAGGCAACATCAGCTTCACCGGCGCGGAGCAGTTCGTTGGCCTTGTTCGAACCGGCGGACTGGACCCAGGTGACGGTGACGCCCTCGTCCTCCAACTCGGCCTCGAGCCAGCCCTGGTCCTTGATGATGAGGCTGAGCGGGTTGTAGGTGGCGAAGTCGACCGTCAGTTCTCCGCCGGTCTGGGCTGCTGCTTCGCCGACGGACCCGTCGGCGTTCTCGCCGGCAACGCAGCCGCTGAGGGTCAGGGCCGCGATGGCGGCTGTGGCGGCGATCTGGATACGGGCTGTGCTCTTCATGGTGATCCTTTTCGGAGAATGCGTGGGGACGGTATGCGTTGTGTTCTGGGGTATCGGCGCGGTGGCGGCACGTTTGGGCGCCACACGCGCCGGGATGCGGCTCTGCGGACTAACCGCAGGTGCGCGGTTAGTGCTGGTGGCTGTCGACGCCGAGGCTGCTCAGCAGCGAACTGCGTAGCGCGGCAAGTTCGGCTGAGCCGCGGTCCCGCGGACGGTCACCCGGAACCTCCAGCACGCGGCTGATGGTTGCACCCTGGAGGTCCGGTTCCTTGGCGAGGACGATCACCCGGTCGGCGAGTTGTAGCGCTTCGTCGACATCGTGGGTGACCAGCAGGACCGTGGTCGGAGTGGTTTGGTGGATACGCAGCAGGAGGTCCTGCATCTTCAGCCGCGTCAGGGCATCGAGAGCGCCGAAGGGTTCGTCGAGGAGCAGGACACCCGGGTTGCGTGCCAGTGCACGCGCCAGCGATGCCCGCTGGGCCATGCCTCCGGACACTTCGCGGGGCCGGTGACCGGCGAAGCCGCCCAGTTCCACGAGGCCAAGGAGCTCTTCCACCTTGGCCTTGCCTGCCGCCGAGCTGGTTCCTTTCGGCAGACCGATTGCGATGTTGTCCCGCAGCGAGAGCCAGGGGAGGAGACGGGGTTCCTGGAAGGCGACGGCACAGCGGGGGTCGATCCCGTCGACCGCAGTGCCGTCGATGAGTACTGCGCCGCTGGTGGGTGCGTCCAACCCTGCCGCGGCTCGCAGGAGGGTCGATTTCCCGCAACCGCTGGCGCCCACAATGGCGAGAACCTCACCTGCTGCAACCTCGAGGTCGATGTCGCGAAGCACCACGTGCTGCTCGCTACCGCTCCCGAAACTTCGGGTCAGCGAAGAGAAAGTCAGCGGCAGTGTCTGGTTGCCCTCGGTGGAAGTGGCCTGGGTACGGTGCGCTCGAAGAACGGTGCTCATGTATGACTCCATCGCTCCTGGCAGTAGCACCCGTTCTCCTGCAAGCAGGTAAGGGTTGCTGCGGCGTCAACGATCCAGGTCTCTCGGCCGCTCGGGATGGTGGAATTCCACTAAACGCCTTTACCTGGGGCCGGCGCAATATGTGTCGTAACAAAGCAGTGGTCCATCCGGACATCGGCTGCGTGAGAGGGTCATCTACATGATTGAAATTCTGAATCCGAGCGAGTTGGCCAGGGCGAAGGAAGCGGGCGCGTTGGTCGCCAACATCCTGCAGACGGTGAAGAGCCGCAGCACGGTCGGGACAAACCTGTTGGACATCAACCAGTGGACCAAAGCGATGATCGCTGAGGCAGGCGGGGTGTCCTGCTACGTCGACTATGAGCCGCCGTTCGGGCGCGGGCCGTTCGGCGCTTATATCTGCACGTCCGTCAATGATGCCGTGCTCCACGGCCTGCCCCATGACTACTCGCTTGCCGACGGCGACCTGCTCTCCCTGGACCTCGCCGTCTCCCAGCGCGGAATCGTCGCAGACTCGGCTATCAGCTTCATCGTTGGCGAGTCAGAGCCGGCGGAGAGCGTTGCGATGATCGATGCCACCGAACGTGCACTGGCTGCAGGGATTGCCGCCGCCAGACCGGGCGCGCGTATCGGCGACATCTCCTCTGCCATCGGTTCAGTCCTCAGTGCAGCGGGATATCCGATCAATACGGAATTCGGGGGTCATGGCGTCGGGTCGACAATGCACCAGGACCCACACGTGGCAAACACTGGACGGCCCGGCAGGGGATACGTCCTGCGCCCGGGGCTTCTGCTGGCGCTGGAGCCGTGGGTCATGGCGGACACTGCAACGTTGGCTATGGACGCCGACGGGTGGACGCTCCGTAGCGCTACAGGCTGCCGGACCGCGCACAGTGAGCACACCATCGCGATCACCGACGACGGCGCGGAAATCCTCACCCTGCCGAAAGGAACCTAGCCAAGCAGCCAGTCAACCGCGCGCTTCAACAGTTCGCGGTGCTCCGGTGAAGAGTACGACGCCGCGTCGTGGCCGAGTGCGTCATAGAAGCTTCGTGCCGATCCGGTTGCAACCTGTCGCTCCAGCGACCACATCAATGGGTGCAGGTGCCCTTCGTGTTCGTGGCGGGCGTGAACGACGACGTCCGGTGAGGTGCGCAGCCAACTGTAGCGTTCGTCGTCGACAGTGAAGTCCGGAATACCGACGGGGAAGGAGCCCTCGAGCAGTATGTTTGCTGTGCCGTACTTCGGGTGCATGGAAACGTCGCGTACCCATCGTCCGCCGAGCGCTTCCTCCCAGGACGCGGAATCGACAAAGCTCGTGGCGCTCGAGTGCAGGGCGAGCAGCGGACGGCCACCGGCCACCCAGGCGTCCAAGCCGGCACTGGCGGCATCCGTACCGGGGGAGGTTCCGCCGTCCCGCGGGAGGCCGACATTCACTACCAGCAAATCCGGCCAGGCAGCGGAGTCCCCGAAGCCCTCAAGGGTGGTGTCGACGTCGTCGGCTGTTTCCGTAGTGAGTCCTTGACCGCGGAGCAGGTCCGCGACTGCGCCGGAAGTCTCCGCGAACGGGTGCCAGGGATCCGCGTACCGGCCGGTACCGCTCAGGATGAGTGCAGTTGTCATGGATACCATTCTGCCCATGAACGGCGCTCTCGGCCCGGGCACCGTGTCAGGATGGCACGGTGACCCTGCCGGAACTGGTTGATCGAATAGAGCGGATGTCGGCGCGGCAGTCCGTCGTTGTTATTGGAATTGTCGGCGCACCGGGAGTCGGCAAGACGACCTTGGCGGAGCAGTTGAAGGCTTCGCTGAACCGGGACGAATCTGACCCGGAGCAGCAGCGCTTTGCACATATTCCGCTTGACGGGTTCCATCTGTCCGACCAGGAGCTGACGCGCCTGGGTCTTCTGGAGCGCAAGGGAGCGCCCGGGACTTTCGACGCGTACGGCTACGCTGCTCTCTTGAAGCGACTGAGGGAACCGCGGGATTCTGCGGTGTATGCCCCGGGTTTCGAGCGCACCATTGAGCAGCCGATGGCCGGCGTCATCCCCGTGTATCCGTCGGTGCGCACCGTCATCACGGAGGGCAACTACCTGCTGCTTGACCGTCCCGGCTGGCGCGAAGTTCGGGCTCAGTGCACCGAGGTCTGGTACTGCGAGCAGGACGAAGAGCGACGGCTGGAACGACTGACCCAGCGGCACATCCTGTTCGGAAAGAGTCACGCCGCGGCGGCGGAGTGGGTCGAGCGGGTTGATGAGTCGAACGCCCGATTGATCGAGGCGACGAAGAGCAGGGCGGACCTGGTGGTTCGGGTTGAGTAGGCGGCCCCTGTCCAACAAAGGTGCCGGGGATTGGCAGGATCGTGGGGATGTCACCACGATCCTGCACATCACCGGCACTTCTGGTGCGTCAGGGCAGCGACGAGCTTGACCACCTATTGTTTATCGATATATTCTCCTCGTAAATCAATCGAAGGAGAACCACATGGGAAAGTTCGCCGTCCTCGCGTTGCAGGCCGTCATCGCGCTGGTCATTGCGGGCTCGTTGTTCATCCAGCTCTGGATGGTGCCGTTGCTCTCCACGGACCTTGAGGAGTCGGGCGTGCCTACCGGGTTGCGCATCACTTTCAACGCGATCGTCGTGTTCGGTATCCTGACGGTTCAGGTGAGCGCCGTCTGCCTCTGGAAGTTGCTCGCCATGGTGCGCAGCGGCACAGTCTTCTCCAACGGAGCGTTCCGGTATGTCGACATCATCTTCGGCGCTATTGCCGCCGCGTCGGTCCTGGTGTTCGGTCTTGCGGTTCTGCTGGCCCCGGGCGAAATTGCTCCGGGGGTCATCCTGCTCACCTGCGGTGCGTCGCTCCTGATCGGTGGTGTCGCGCTGATCGTGCTGGTCCTGCGGATGCTGCTGGCACAGGCAGTAGCGCGGGACGCAGAAGCGAAACACCTGCGCGACGAACTCGACGAGGTCATCTGATGCCCATCATCGTGGACATCGACGTGATGCTGGCCAGACGCAAAATGCCCGTCGGTGTGCTGGCTGAACGCATCGGCATCACCCCGGCCAATCTGGCTGTCCTAAAGAACGGCCGCGCCAAAGCCGTCCGCTTCACCACCCTGGAGGCAATCTGCGAGATTCTGGACTGCCAGCCCGGAGACGTGTTGCGCTGGGAGCGGGGAAGCTCCGCGGACAGCAACGACGACGGCAAAGACGGCAACAACGACGACGGCGGAAACGGCTCACGCTGACCGCAACCGCCGGATCGGGGCGGGGTGCCGCAGCGGCCAGCGATGCTGTGAGAAACTCGCCTAAGCCCCGTTTCCGACGGACGGAGTGCGGCGGACAAGAGTAAGGACGGCACGGTGGCCATCGTTGACAACGGCGTGTATGTGGACGGCCAACGGACCGCCAACCCGGAGAATCTGGACCAGACGTTTGAACTCAAGCGTGATCACGGCGGAATGGCCTGGATTGGGTTGTACCGGCCGGATGATGCTGAAATTCAGAGGGTGGCGGAGGAGTTCGCGCTGCATGAACTCGCCGTCGAGGATGCGATGCACGGCCATCAGCGATCCAAGCTCGAACGCTACGGGGAAACCCTCTTCGCGGTCCTCCGGCCAGCCAGGTATCTCGATGCCGAGGAAATGGTGGAGTTCGGGGAACTGCACGTCTTCGTCGGGCCCGATTTCATTGTCACGATCCGCCAGGCTGAATCGCCCAACCTCGCGAAGGTCAGAACGCGACTCGAAGCACGGCCCGAATTACTCGCACTCGGACCCCAGGCAGTGCTCTACGCAATCCTTGACGAGGTCGTCGACCAGTACGCGCCCGTCGTCGCGGGTCTCGAGAACGACATCGACGAGATCGAGGACGAGCTGTTCAGCTCCGCTCCTGACGTAGCACGCCGCATCTATGACCTCTCCCGCGAAGTGATCGGCTTTCAGCGCGCCACGCATCCGCTGCGGCCGATGCTCGATGCGCTCCTGGCGGACTCCGAAAAGCACGACATGCACTCGGAACTGCAGCCCCGCCTGCGGGACGTGCAGGATCACGTGCTGCGCATCATCGAGCGGATCGACTCCTTCCGGATCTTGCTGCAGAACGCGCTCTCGGTCCATGCGAGCCTCGTGACGCAACGGCAGAACGAGGAAATGCGGCACCTCTCCGAAGCGAGCCTGGCGCAGAGCGAGGAGGTCAAGGCGATTTCTTCCTGGGCAGCTATCCTCTTCGCGCCCACGCTGGTCGGCACGGTGTACGGGATGAACTTCGACTTCATGCCTGAGCTGGACTGGCCGCTGGGCTACCCCTTCGCGCTTGCGCTGATGCTGCTGATGGGTGTCGGTCTGTATCTGACGTTCAAACGAAAGAAATGGCTGTAGGACCCCGCAGGGCCAGACTCCCGCCTAGTAGAACTCCACAGTGTCAACAACATTGAGGAGCGGTTCGCCGTCGAGGAGCCGCCGGGCATTCTCCGCAAAGAGCTCGGCGATCTTCCGTTCCTCTTCCTCGTACGTTCCTGCATTGTGGGGGCTTACCAAGACGTTCGGAAGTCCCCACAGCGGGCTGTCAGCCGGCAGCGGCTCCTGTTCGAAAACGTCGAGCGCGGCAAAACCGACCCGCCCGTCCCTGAGCGCCCCGATGAGCGCTTCCTCATCCACGGTGACACCTCGGCCGACGTTGACCACGGTGATGCCCTCCTTCACCTGTTCCAACAGCTCGCGGCTGAGCATGTGGCGGGTCGATTCGGTGGCGGGCAGGCACAACACCACGGCGTCAACGTCCGGAAGAAGAGCGCCAAGGCGCTCCGGCGGGACGATTCCCGAGACACCATCTGCGTCGACGTCGCGTCGATGCACACCCACGACGTCGGCTCCCAGCGCACCCAGTTTGCGCGCCACCGCGCGTCCAATTCCGCCCAGCCCGACGACGGCGACACGCTGGTTTGCCACCAGCGGCACCGGGCGCCGTGCTCCCCAGACGCGGTTGCGCTGATCCTCCAGTAACTGGGGCACGCCCTGCGCGCCGGCAAGGACGCCGAACACTGCGAACTCGGCCAGCGGTTCGGCGTGCACGCCGCCTGAGGTGGTGAACGTGATGCGCTCAAGCTCGTCGGGAGTGAGCTGCGCCGCCTTCACCTGGCTGCCGCCACCTGCGGGAGTGGTGTGGACCCACCGAAGGTGCGGGTTGGCGCGGGCAGTGCGGCGCAACTCCTGCCCCGATTGGCCGGGCACGCCATAGAGGGCCTCCGCGCTGTCAATGAGGCGCTCGTATTTTGCCTGTTGCGATAGCGTCCGCCGGAAGTCCCTGGCGCCCTGATGGTCGCCCGCGTAGAGCTGAGGAGGCAGCAGCGACTGGTCCCGGACCAACTCGATGCGCGGCTCCAGCTCTTCGATCAGTTCGCAGAGCGGTTCGGGTAGGGGAGTGGGTACAAAGACGCGAAGCTCGGCCACGGTTCTCCAGTCGACGGGGTTCTTACGGAAGCATATGTGACCTCACCGACAAAGATTCTTCACCCGGGTCCTTGTCGTTTGACGAGTTCCACGAAATAGATGGGCTCGGCTCCTATGCGATGGCCATTGTTTTTCCCCCAAGAATGGCCATATCGATTTTGCGCCCGCCGAGCGCGAGCACAATTCGAATCTAAGAGCGGCCGCGATCTAACGGAACCCCCGAGTTGCTTAGTCCAGGCCATAGTTATTCCATCGTGATGACTAATGCTAGCGACGCACCAAGACATTCTGCGACGGCCGATCCCGCTCATCCGCGGCTTGTGGGTAGCCGTCAGGGACTAACCAGATCTCTAGGTGATTGCCGTCTAGAGTGGCGGCTTGTTTGATGCCGCCCAACTCAAAGCTTGCTTTTGAGGAGCAACTCTGAGCAGACACAAATCCTCCGCCCGGACCATAACCCCGTGCCAAAAACAGGCACACCTCTTCCTTACCCTGGAGCGCCCATAGACCGAACCCGTCAATGGAACCCAATGCTCGGGCTCCATCCCACTGGTACTGCGGCATAGCTTCGCGGAGGATGTCTGGCGCGTCGATGGACTGCGGCGATTTACTAAAAACGGCTTCGAGGCTGGACGGATTATCCTCACTTACTGCCTCGAGTGCGGGGAGCGCGTCCCCCTCCGGCGCTCCCGTACTTGAAGTACATCCTGACAGCCCCATCGCCAAAGCCACCACGCACGCGGCTACTGTCCTCCGAAATCGATTCATCGTCCTCCCCATACGTCCTCGACCTTTTCAACCTAGCAGGCGACGAAAGGTGGGTTTGTCAATCCCGATAAGTAGCACGCGAATGGTGTGTGCATACGAGCTCGCGCTGCTGGGCGAACCACTTGGACCGAACTCGCGGTAAGTTCCTAAGCAGAGTCCCAGCCAAACACCTCGACCCGTGAAACGGAGACACTGTGCCTGAACAGATCCAACACCCCGTCGATCCCCGGCCGCTGGGCGGTACCGGCCTCGTGACGAGTCCCATCACGCTCGGCACCTCATCACTTGGCGCCGGAACCAGTTCCGGGGACCGTGATGAGGCGGCCGCCGTCGAACTTGCCCAGGGAATGCTGCACGGTCCCTACGCACTCATCGACACCTCCAACAACTACGCAAAGGGCCGAAGTGAGGCAGTTCTGGGCCTGGCGCTGGCCAACGGCGGCGCGGCCGAGGGCCGGTTTGTTGTGACCAAGGCTGACCAGGACCCCGAAACCGGCTCCTTTGACCGCGACCGCGTCCGGCAGTCCTTCGAGGAGAGCTGCGAGCGGCTAGGCGTGGACCGGCTTCAACTGCTGCACCTGCATGACCCCTACTCCATCACCTTCGAAGAGGCGGCAGCACCGGGCGGTGCAATCGCCGGAATGCTCGAACTCAAGGAAGAGGGGCTGGTCGATGCCATTGGCATCGCCGCAGGAACAGTCAGCCTGATGCGGCAGTACGTCGCCACCGGAGCCTTCGACGTCCTCCTCACCCA belongs to Arthrobacter tumbae and includes:
- a CDS encoding helix-turn-helix domain-containing protein, with product MPIIVDIDVMLARRKMPVGVLAERIGITPANLAVLKNGRAKAVRFTTLEAICEILDCQPGDVLRWERGSSADSNDDGKDGNNDDGGNGSR
- a CDS encoding D-2-hydroxyacid dehydrogenase, coding for MAELRVFVPTPLPEPLCELIEELEPRIELVRDQSLLPPQLYAGDHQGARDFRRTLSQQAKYERLIDSAEALYGVPGQSGQELRRTARANPHLRWVHTTPAGGGSQVKAAQLTPDELERITFTTSGGVHAEPLAEFAVFGVLAGAQGVPQLLEDQRNRVWGARRPVPLVANQRVAVVGLGGIGRAVARKLGALGADVVGVHRRDVDADGVSGIVPPERLGALLPDVDAVVLCLPATESTRHMLSRELLEQVKEGITVVNVGRGVTVDEEALIGALRDGRVGFAALDVFEQEPLPADSPLWGLPNVLVSPHNAGTYEEEERKIAELFAENARRLLDGEPLLNVVDTVEFY
- a CDS encoding aldo/keto reductase translates to MPEQIQHPVDPRPLGGTGLVTSPITLGTSSLGAGTSSGDRDEAAAVELAQGMLHGPYALIDTSNNYAKGRSEAVLGLALANGGAAEGRFVVTKADQDPETGSFDRDRVRQSFEESCERLGVDRLQLLHLHDPYSITFEEAAAPGGAIAGMLELKEEGLVDAIGIAAGTVSLMRQYVATGAFDVLLTHNRFTLVDRSALPLIEEAVERGMGVFNAAPFGGGLLARGSASGATYAYTDSPPELLEWVARVENLCTEHGIDLPTAALHFSLRSPLVDSTIVGISSAKRIDQLEQARQTEVPPSFWEDLDNLGTPPSNITD
- the corA gene encoding magnesium/cobalt transporter CorA produces the protein MAIVDNGVYVDGQRTANPENLDQTFELKRDHGGMAWIGLYRPDDAEIQRVAEEFALHELAVEDAMHGHQRSKLERYGETLFAVLRPARYLDAEEMVEFGELHVFVGPDFIVTIRQAESPNLAKVRTRLEARPELLALGPQAVLYAILDEVVDQYAPVVAGLENDIDEIEDELFSSAPDVARRIYDLSREVIGFQRATHPLRPMLDALLADSEKHDMHSELQPRLRDVQDHVLRIIERIDSFRILLQNALSVHASLVTQRQNEEMRHLSEASLAQSEEVKAISSWAAILFAPTLVGTVYGMNFDFMPELDWPLGYPFALALMLLMGVGLYLTFKRKKWL